The following nucleotide sequence is from Natronosalvus caseinilyticus.
CCTCAACCGCGTCCTCGACCGCCTCGAGCGACCACGATACCTCCCGATTGGGTCGCGCCCCGCACTGCGTCGGCTTCGGGCGGGAACGCCGGACGTGGCCGTGGTCGCCGGGCCGGTCGAGCCGGATCGCGAACCCGAGGGCACCGAACTCGGCTCCTGGGAGCGGGAGTGGGGGCTGATCGTGCCTGCGGGGAACCCGGCCGAGGTCGAAGGGCTCGAGTCGCTCGTCGACCGCGACCTGCGGTTCGTCAATCGGACGACTGACTCGGGGTTGCGAACGAGCCTGGGCGCCGCTCTCGCGGAACTCGCGGACGAACGTGGCCATGACCGCCACGATCTCACTACGGCTATCGACGGCTTCGACATAGGGCTCCGTGCTCACGAGAGTCCCGCTCGACGGGTCATCGGCGGGGATGCGGACGTTGCGCTCGGGCTCCGGGAGACCGCGGAGCGATTGAGCCTCGGATTCGTTTCCTGCGGCGACCAACCCGTCCGGGTCTGGGCGGCGGCCGACCGCGTGGACAAACCGGGCGTTCGGGAACTCGAGTCGGCTCTCCACGAAAAACTCGAATAACGTACAGAGACTGTCTCAGGGCGCCGGTAGTCAGGATCTTCGAAGTAGCAGTTTTACGCCCGAGCGGTGTAGTGTGTGTGATGTCGACGATTGCCGAGTTTCGGATCCCGGCCTCGGATACGGCGATGGAGACGACGTTCGAGCGCGCCCCACAGGCCAGGCTCGAACTCGAGTCCTCCGTGTCGAAGACGCTCCCGTCGATCTGGGTCTCGGGGACGACCTGCGAGGCGATCGAGAACGCCTTCGCGGCCGACGACACGATCGAGCGATTCGAACTGGTCGCGAGCGCCGAAGACCGACTCCTCTACGACGTCGACTCCGAGCGCGGACAGTACCTCTACGACGAGTTGCTCTCCTCCGGCGGTTCGCTGCTCGAGGCGAGCGGCGTCGATTCCTGGTGGCAGTTCAAGATGCGGTTTCGGACGCGCGAGCACCTCGTCGATACTCACGAGACCCTCGAGAGCCAGGGGATTACGGTCGACCTGATCCGCGTCACTGACGTCTCGACGGTGTCGACGGGGAACACGCGGCTCACGCCGGAGCAACACGAGGCGTTGACGGCTGCGTTCGAGAAGGGGTACTTCAAGATTCCGCGCCAGATTTCGATGGAGGAACTCGCGAGCGACCTCGGCATCTCCCATCAGGCGCTCTCGGAACGATTGCGCCGCGCGTACGGGACGCTGGTCGACGCGGAGGTACAACCGGTGACCGAGCAGACGACCGACTAGAACAGTTCTTCGAACGACTGGACGCGGTAGTCGCCGAGCACGCAGCGTCCGCGCCGGTCGTGGCCGACGCGTTCGACGTGAATCGCGTCGAGACCCGCGTTCCAGGCGGCGCCGACGTCCCCGGCACCGTCGCCAGCGAGGACGCCCTTGTGTCCGTTTTTCGCGACGCCCAGGTTCGTCATCACCCGTTCGACGGGCGTGGGGTCGGGCTTCCAGCCCGTCTCCGGGGTACAGCACAGCACGTCGTCGAACCAGTCGCGAATCCCGACGTGGTCGAGGACGGGATCGGCCAGGAACTGCTGGCAGTGGGTGACGAGTCCGACTGGCGTCTCGAGGTCGCCGACGAACGCGGCGTCCTCGTGGAGGTACGTCTGTTCGGCGCGGACGAGCGGATCCTCCTCGGCGTGGAAGGCGTCCCAGAACGCCGACGGCTCGATGCCCCAGGCCCTGAGCTGGGCGTCGCGAGAGCCGGTGAGCCCGTTCCAGAGGATGTCGGCCTCCCGGTCGGTGAACTCTCGACCGAGCCGGTCGCCGACGCGGTCGAACACGTCGCGGGTGTAGGACCACTCGACGTCGACTAGGGTTCCGTCGAGATCGAGGAGCCAGAAGTCGTACTCCGAGACCATGTGGAGCTACCAGTAATCGCTCTGCTTATAAGTGTGTGTCGCCGCGAGCGCCGTCGGAGACGGTTCCTCTGTTGGGCGTCGGGCGCCGGGCGTCACTCGCTCGAGGGCGCGGAACTCACAGGACCGTACCCTCACCGACGCGGTGTCTCGAGCCTGACTTCCCTCGTCTCGACGCCGGCACAGGAGGGACAGACGAACCGGTAGTGGACGGACCGTCCGGACGTCGTCACGTGCCAGCCCGCGTCGTCGCCGTCGTAGCCGCACTCTCGGCACCGGGCGCTGGTTCGGTCGAGTCGCTGGCGCAGTCGTTCGAACGGCGACCGACTTCGTTGTATAGACATGTGTTAACATACAACTCGAGGTCGTATAATTGTCCGCATCAGTCACGAACGAAGAATGTTCACCAGCACGACAGAGACTGGCGTTTTATGACCGGCCCGAAACTAGAACGGACATGGACGACACGGACGGACGACACGGAGAAGGTGACGTTGACCGAGCCGTGATGGCGAGGGCTATTGACGAGGCACCGATCGGTGTCTCGCTCTCCGATCCGTCCCGCGAGGACAACCCGCTGGTGTACGTCAATCCGGCCTTCGAGCGACTCACCGGCTACGACGGCGAGGCGGTTCTCGGACGAAACTGTCGGTTCCTCCAGGGGCCGGACTCGAGCCCCGAAGTCGTCGCGGAAATGCGGGCCGCTATCGAGGAAGAACGGCCGACGACAGTCGAACTCCGGAACTACCGAGATGACGGCACCGAGTTCTGGAACGAGGTGACGATCGCCCCCGTTCGTGACGAGGCGGGAACCGTCACACACTACGTCGGCTTCCAGAACGACGTCACGGCCAGAAAGGCAGCCGAGTTCGCCCTCGAGGAACGAACCGAGGAACTGGAGTACATCCTCGATCGCGTCGAGGGCCTGATCCAGGACATGACCAGTGTCGTCGCCGGATCGACCTCCCGGAGCGACCTCGAGACCGCAGTGTGTAGCCGAATCGCCGAGGAAGCCGCCTACGAGGGCGTCTGGATCGGCGAACGCAATCCCGCAACAGACACGCTCGAGGTGCGAGCGAGCGTCGGCGTCGATCCCGGCGACGTGCCGATCGAGGCCGACCACCCGGCGACGACCACCCTCGACACGGGGTCGGTCGCCGTCGATACGATCGAGGGGTGGACCCACGCCTCGTTTCCGCTCGACTACAACGGCGTCGAGTACGGAACGCTGACGGTCTGCAGCGCCGCCGAACGCGACGTCGACGACCGGGAAACGATCATCCTCTCGGCACTGACGCGAGCGGTCGCCAGCGGGATCAATGCCCGGGAGACGAGTCGCATGCTCGCGACGGACGCCGTCGTCGTCGTCGAACTCGAGATCCGCGACCGCGCCCTCGCGCCGGTCGCGATCAGCGCGGAGACGGACGGCCGCCTCGAGTACCGCCGATCGGTTCACCGAACGGGCGACGACACGGCATCGCTGTTTACGGTCACGAACGCCGACGCCGAAGAACTGGCGGCGGCCGCCGACGGTCTCGAGGGAATCGATCTCGCCGTTCTCGTCGAGCGGACGGACCGCACGCTGATCGAACTCGACGCCGAGGACGACCTCGTCGAGTGGCTCTCCGAACGCGGCATCCTCGTCCAGTCGATCGAGGCCGAAGACGGCCGTGCCCGGGTCAGCCTCGGGATTCCACACTCGACGAACGTTCGTGGCGTCGTCGAGGCGGTTCAGGCTCGCTACGACGGGGCGGACGTGCTCTCGTTTCGACAGCGCGAACGCGGCGGCGAGACCAGCGAGGAGTTCGCCGCCGGACTCGAGGACGCACTCACCGACCGCCAGTTCGCCTCCCTCCAGCGGGCCTACCTCGGCGGCTACTTCGAGTGGCCCCGTCCGACCACCGGTGAGGAACTCGCCAGTTCGATGGGGGTCTCCCGACCGACGTTTCACGAACACCTCAGAAATGCCGAAGCGAAACTCTGTCGGGCGTTCTTCGGCGACGAGCGGGCCGAAGAATGATCGGCTTATTCTCGCGGTCCATCGCGTAGTCGCCCCTTAGCGTCGAAAATCGAGTAGGACAGTCACCAGCGTTTATATACTCGATTGTGGTGGCTGACCACACATGCTCGAGATCCCGCTTCAGATCGGTGGCGGCGGCTTCCTGTACTGGGCGATCATCTTCTTCGTCCTGGCGATTATCGCCGCGGCGGTCGGTGCCCGCGGCGTCGCCGGGGTGAGTATGGAGATCGCACGGATCTTCGTGTTGATCTTCATCATCCTCGCGATCGTCGCCCTGTTACTGTAGCCGCCCTCGAGTCTCGACACACAGAAACCGAGACTCGAGACTCGAAAACCAGAGGCCAGAGACCCGAAACCAGAGAAGCGACGCCAGCGGACGGACTCGTCACCGAGCCGGGTCCGTCGACGGTTTCCACGACGTAAGGACAATTGGTTACGGACCCGTGGGAACGCCTAACAGGCTACGAAACGAATATAACGAAGAGAGTTTACCATGACAGAACTCGGCGGCTTTCACGACAGGGTTGCTCGCATCGATCTCTCCTCGGGGTCGGTCGACTACGAGCCGATCGACGACGAGGACGCAAGGAAGTACATCGGGGCTCGCGGACTCGGCGTAAAGTACGTCTTCGAGAACGGACCAGACGTCGATCCCGAGGGGCCAGAGAACCTGCTCGCGTTCATGAACGGTCCGCTCACTGGCTCGCAGGTCCCGATGTCCGGTCGGATCGCGGTCTGTACCAAATCGCCGCTGACCGGCACCGTCACCGACAGCCACCACGGCGGCTGGTCCGGTGCACGGCTCAAGTGGGCCGGCTTCGACGGCCTGCTGTTCGAAGGCAAGGCCGACGAGCCCGTCTACGCCGTCGTCGAGGACGGCGAGGTCGAACTCCGTGACGCCGCTCACCTCTGGGGAAGCGGTGTCCACGAGACGCGCGACCGACTCGAGGAGGAAGTAGACGGCTCCTACGGCAAGAACCTCTCGCTGATGGCCATCGGCCCGGGCGGCGAGAACGGCGTGAAGTACGCCTGCATTATGAACGAGGACGATCGGGCCTCCGGTCGGGGTGGCACCGGCTGCGTGATGGGGTCGAAGAACCTCAAGGCGGTCGTCGTCAAGTCGACGACGAAGATGCCAAAGCCCGCGGATCAGGAGACGTTCAGGGAGGGACACCAGCAAGCGATGAAGGCGATCCAGGAGTCGGACGTCACCGCACCCAACGAGGGCGGCCTCTCGATGTACGGGACGAACGTCCTGATGAACATCGGCGAAGAGATGGACGGCCTCCCGACGAAGAACGCCCAGTACACCTCGACCGAGAGCATGCGCGAGGCCGAAGGCGTCGACATCGACGCCGAGCGCGTCTCCGGCGAGAACGTCCGCGAGAACATCCTCGTCGACGAACCGACCTGTCACTCCTGTCCGGTCGCCTGCAAGAAGGAAGTCGAGGTGCAGACCATGCACAAGGGCGAGGAGATGAACGTCCGGACGGAGTCCTACGAGTACGAGTCGGCCTACGCGCTCGGCCCGAACTCGGGACACACCGACCGCGACGCCGTCGCCCTCATGATCGAGCGCTGTAACGACGTGGGCGTCGACACCATCGAGACGGGCAACATGATGGCAATGGCCATGGAGATGTCCGAGCAGGGCAAACTCGAGGAAGGCGACCTCGAGTGGGGCGACTACGAGACGATGATCGACATGATCGACCGAATCGGTCGCCGCGAGGACGACCTCGCCGACCTGCTCGCGGAGGGGCCGCGCCGGGTCGCCGACCGCAAGGACGCCCAGGACAACTCGCTCGCAGTCAAGGGCCAGACCATCGCCGCTTACGACCCGCGCTGCATGAAGGGGATGGGCATCGGCTACGCCACCTCGAACCGGGGCGCGTGTCACCTGCGCGGGTACACGCCCGCCGCCGAAATTCTCGGCATTCCCGAGAAGGTCGATCCCTACGAGTGGGAGGGCAAGGGCGAGCTGACCGCCGCTTTCCAGGACCTCCACGCCATCTCCGACAGCTTCGACATCTGCAAGTTCAACGCCTTCGCGGAGGGTATCGAGGAGTACGTCTCCCAGTACAACGGCATGACCGGCCTCGACGTGAGCGAGGACGAACTCATGGAGGCCGGCGAGCGCATCTACAACCTCGAGCGCTACTACAACAACCTCGCCGGCTTCGATGGCGCGGACGACTCCCTGCCGGACCGGTTCCTCGAGGACGGCATCCGCGGCCAGGGTGCCAGCGAGGGCGAGTACTGCGAACTCGAGGAGATGAAAGAAGAGTACTACGAGCACCGCGGCTGGGTCGACGGCGTCGTTCCCGACGAGAAACTCGACGAACTGGGCATCGACATGGGCCCCGGCACCGGCGTCTCGGCGGGCGACTCGCCGGCTCCGGCCGACGACTGACGATCCAGTCGTCGTCGACTGGTTTCCGATCACCAGTCACTTTTCGACGGGAATTCGACCCGCTCGAGCGTCGTTCACCGGCTCGCTGGCACCCAGTCCGCGTCGAGACCTCGCTAAAACCCGCTAGCAGATCGGCTCGCTCTCGCCGTACGCCGCCAGCACCACGGCCGTCGCGTAGCCGTCCGGTTCCCCCCGAACCGTCTCGATTCGCGTCTCGGGTTCGTCGAACACCCACTCGCGCAGGGTCTGTCCGCCCGCCAGGCCCTCGAGTACCCGGGATTCGACGGATTCCGGGTCGGCTTCGCCTGCGTTCTCGTAGAACAGACCGGGACCGTTCCCCGAATCGGACTGGGCCCACGCGAGCGCGGCGCTGGCGCGTCCCTCGCTGCGAACGGTGGCTCGAGCCTGTACTACGGTGAGTCGTTCCCCGGCGGGACCGAGGTCGGGCGCCGTGCCGACCGCCTCGACGTCGGCGGTTGCGGGAATCACCGACGAGACCGTCACGAGGTTGTAGTTTTCGACGCCAGCGTCGGCCAGGGCGGCGTCGTAGGAGGCCATCTCCGTCGAGGCGGTCGCCGATCCCCAGACGACGCGAATCGTGCTCATGAGCGGGAGTCGGGGACCGACGGCGTAAGGGCTTGCGATTTCGCTGGCGTCGTGCCAGTACGTAAATTGCGGGTCTCGAGTGTGTCGCTCGAAGGCGTAGCTCAGTCGAAGAAGTAGTTCGCCGACGTGACGACTTCCCGATCACCGGCCTCGATCTTCTCGAGGGCGGCCTCGAAGTCCGATTGCCCGACGGTCGTCCGCTCGTCGCGGATGGCGAACATCCCGGCCTCGGTAGCGACGGATTCGATTTCCGCGCCCGTGAACCCGACCGTCTGTTCGGCGAGGTCCTCGAAGTCGACCTCGTCGTGGACGTTCATGGTCCGCGTGTGGATCTCGAAGATCTGCTGTCGTCCCTCGCCATCGGGTTCGGGGACCTCGATGAGACGGTCGAACCGACCTGGGCGGAGAATTGCGTCGTCGAGCATGTCGAAGCGGTTCGTCGCGGCGATGATGCGGATGTCACCGCGCTCGTCGAAGCCGTCCATCTCGCTCAGGAGCTGCATCATCGTTCGCTGGACCTCGGCGTCGCCGGAGGTCTTCGACTCGGTACGCGTGGCGGCGATGGCGTCGATCTCGTCGATGAAGATGACGGCGGGTTCGCGCTCGCGGGCCATCTCGAAGAGGTCTCGAACCAGGCGGGACCCCTCACCGATGAACTTGCGGACGAGTTCGGAGCCGGCCATCTTGATGAATGTGGCGTCGGTCTGGGTGGCGACGGCTTTGGCGAGCATCGTCTTCCCCGTGCCCGGCGGCCCGTAGAGCAGGACGCCACTCGGCGGTTCGATCCCCACGTTCTCGAAGAGTTCGGGCTGGGCGAGCGGTTGCTCGACGGCCTCCCTGACTTCGCGAACCTGGTCGTCGATCCCCCCGATGTCGTCGTAGCTGACGTCGGGTTTTTCCGTAATCTCCATCGTCTGCGCGCGGGCGTCCGTCTCCGCCGAGAGGATCCGCTGGATACCGAAGGAATCGTTGACGGCGACGCGGTCACCGTACTCGAGTTCCTCGGCGAAGTCGGGACCGATTTCGGTGAGTACCTCCTGGTTATTCCCGTGTTGCTTGACGATGACCTCGTCGCCCAGGTGGTCCTCGACGGTCGCGAGGTACAGCGACGAACTCTTGAGGACCTCGTTTTCGCGTTTGGTACGGTCGACCTGTTCCTTGAGGCGTGTTCGCCGGTCGCGGGCGGCGCCGAGTTGCTCTGACAGCTGCTCGCTGGCCGCTGTCAGCTGTAGAAAGTGGTCGTGGAGCGCTTCGAGCCGTTCTTCGTCCGAGAGATCGGGATCGATCTCCCGACTCGGTGTGTCGGGGAGCGAGGGACTTCGAGACATCCTGACGACCGAGCATAACTGCCGACGGTACATCTGCCTTTGGGTCGCGGAGAGGACATCGACGTGGTCCCGATTCGCCGGCAAAAGCTCACGGCCCGGGCCCGGCACCCGTCGGCCGTCTGTCGCCGCCCGCGCCATTTAAGCGGCCGGGGTCCCCTTCCCCGATATGGCCACGGGTCTGCTCACGGACGAAACGGCCGATCAGATCGTCACCACCTGTCGAACCGCTGTCGGCGACAGCCTCCGGTCGGTGACGTACTTCACCCGGGACGACTTCGAACAGCTGTACCTCCGCGACGACCTCGAGCGCGACGCCGACCTCACGAGCTTCATCGGTCACGAGTGGCGCGGCTTCAAGACCGCCCAGACCGCTTACGAGGGCTCCGAACTGGGCGACTACGAGTACACCATCCGCGTATTCGAAAACGGGTTTCTCATCCGCGTGACGACCGATCGGGAGGGCGTCTTCGCGACGACCGACGGGCTGACAGTCAAGGACTTCGAAGAAGTCGCAACCGGGCTCGAGTCGTTCCTGGGCGAGCGCAATCGCGAGTAAGCGCCGTCAACACGCTTCCGACCGCTCGTCGTCGTCGCCTGACTCGCTCGGTCTGTCGGGGGAGCCGATCGGTAATCCCGAGCCGAGTTCCCCGTCGGTGCCGAGCAGCCGAGCGAACCGTCGCTTCTCCGCAGCGTACTTATCGAGTGCCATGCTTCCGACGAACGGGCGACCCACGTGTAGTTATGCACGACATTAACGCTGTATCCCACCGTTGTTCGCGGCGAAACGGACGGGAACCGGTCGAACGCCTGTGAAATGGTAGCCGAAGTGATGGGACGGTTCTATTGGACCCTGACATCGCAAGCCGAGGCCTACCGCTGGCGTAACACCCATTTTCGCACCCACCGTTCGCCCACGTATGACGAAGCTACCGACGGCCGTCGCCGACGCACTCGAGGCGCACGAGGCGTTCTCGCCGGTCGACGACGCGACGTACGCGCTCGAGACCACGGTCTTCGAGGCGCGCGTGAGCGCAACTGCCGCCGAGGGGCCGCGAGACGGCTCGATTACCGTTACCGTCCGATTGCCGACGCTCGACGCGGCGACCGCCGACCGCGTCGCCCCGGTGGTCGAAGACGGCTGGTTCGAGACGTTCGAGCGTCGACTCGCGGACGTGTTCACGGTCGCCGAAACCGGCACGCACGACGCGCCGCGGATCGATCGCGACGACGGAGTCGTGACGGTCACCCTCGAGTACGTCGCCTGGGATGCCAGAGAGGGGATCGACGACGCCAAAGCGCTGATCGAGTACGTCGAGGGAACCTACGCGCAGGGGATCATTCCAGGCTACGAGTACGAGGGGCCCGCGGCAACGCTAGTCGAGAACGCCCAGACCGCGGGAGAGCGGGCTGCCGAAGGCGCTGCTGGCGACCACGGCGACGAGTACGACAGCCCGTTTTAACGAGGGTTGATCGCCTCGAGTCGCGCCGCACGGATGCGTCCGCGTTCTGTTTCGAGGCGTATTATGTTCTCCTTAGATGTAGTCATCTACGAACTCGAGCGACGGGACCTGTCGCGCAGTACACAATCTCGCAAACGTCGATTCAGTCCATCGCGATGTAGGTCTTCGTATCCGAAACCCCGTCGAGACTCTGGATATCGCCCGAAGCCGCCTTCAGGACGCCGTACACCTCGTCGGCGTCGACCTCGGCGATGATGTCGTAATTGCCGGCGACGATGTGAGCGTCCGAAACGCTCTCGAGGTCGCGGATGCCCGCCAGGAGTCCTTCGGATTTGCCGGCAGCGGTCTTCACCATGATGAACGCGTGAACCATTACTTTCGTGTGGTACTCCTTGGCACGACTAAAGTGTTTGCCCGGCCACCGACGCCGACGCCTCGAGAATTCGCCGAAACTTTCGTATCAAAAGTCCCGCGGTGAGTGTAGCGAGAGGTCGAAGCAGTAACTGGCAAAAACCTGGAGCCCAAAGTGAGTGTATGGCACGAACCATCACGGTAACTGGCATGAGCTGTGGCGGCTGCGAGGACACGGTCGAACGAGCGCTCGAGGACGTCGACGGCGTCGTCGAGGCGTCGGCGGACAACGAATCGGACGCCGTCACCGTCGAGGGTGACGCCAACGTCGACGCGATCGTCGAGGCGATCGAGAACGCCG
It contains:
- a CDS encoding Lrp/AsnC ligand binding domain-containing protein translates to MVHAFIMVKTAAGKSEGLLAGIRDLESVSDAHIVAGNYDIIAEVDADEVYGVLKAASGDIQSLDGVSDTKTYIAMD
- a CDS encoding aldehyde ferredoxin oxidoreductase family protein — its product is MTELGGFHDRVARIDLSSGSVDYEPIDDEDARKYIGARGLGVKYVFENGPDVDPEGPENLLAFMNGPLTGSQVPMSGRIAVCTKSPLTGTVTDSHHGGWSGARLKWAGFDGLLFEGKADEPVYAVVEDGEVELRDAAHLWGSGVHETRDRLEEEVDGSYGKNLSLMAIGPGGENGVKYACIMNEDDRASGRGGTGCVMGSKNLKAVVVKSTTKMPKPADQETFREGHQQAMKAIQESDVTAPNEGGLSMYGTNVLMNIGEEMDGLPTKNAQYTSTESMREAEGVDIDAERVSGENVRENILVDEPTCHSCPVACKKEVEVQTMHKGEEMNVRTESYEYESAYALGPNSGHTDRDAVALMIERCNDVGVDTIETGNMMAMAMEMSEQGKLEEGDLEWGDYETMIDMIDRIGRREDDLADLLAEGPRRVADRKDAQDNSLAVKGQTIAAYDPRCMKGMGIGYATSNRGACHLRGYTPAAEILGIPEKVDPYEWEGKGELTAAFQDLHAISDSFDICKFNAFAEGIEEYVSQYNGMTGLDVSEDELMEAGERIYNLERYYNNLAGFDGADDSLPDRFLEDGIRGQGASEGEYCELEEMKEEYYEHRGWVDGVVPDEKLDELGIDMGPGTGVSAGDSPAPADD
- a CDS encoding DUF1328 family protein, translating into MLEIPLQIGGGGFLYWAIIFFVLAIIAAAVGARGVAGVSMEIARIFVLIFIILAIVALLL
- a CDS encoding DUF7522 family protein, yielding MATGLLTDETADQIVTTCRTAVGDSLRSVTYFTRDDFEQLYLRDDLERDADLTSFIGHEWRGFKTAQTAYEGSELGDYEYTIRVFENGFLIRVTTDREGVFATTDGLTVKDFEEVATGLESFLGERNRE
- a CDS encoding pyruvoyl-dependent arginine decarboxylase → MSTIRVVWGSATASTEMASYDAALADAGVENYNLVTVSSVIPATADVEAVGTAPDLGPAGERLTVVQARATVRSEGRASAALAWAQSDSGNGPGLFYENAGEADPESVESRVLEGLAGGQTLREWVFDEPETRIETVRGEPDGYATAVVLAAYGESEPIC
- a CDS encoding HVO_0649 family zinc finger protein, translated to MSIQRSRSPFERLRQRLDRTSARCRECGYDGDDAGWHVTTSGRSVHYRFVCPSCAGVETREVRLETPRR
- a CDS encoding HAD family hydrolase, yielding MVSEYDFWLLDLDGTLVDVEWSYTRDVFDRVGDRLGREFTDREADILWNGLTGSRDAQLRAWGIEPSAFWDAFHAEEDPLVRAEQTYLHEDAAFVGDLETPVGLVTHCQQFLADPVLDHVGIRDWFDDVLCCTPETGWKPDPTPVERVMTNLGVAKNGHKGVLAGDGAGDVGAAWNAGLDAIHVERVGHDRRGRCVLGDYRVQSFEELF
- a CDS encoding heavy-metal-associated domain-containing protein: MARTITVTGMSCGGCEDTVERALEDVDGVVEASADNESDAVTVEGDANVDAIVEAIENAGYGASA
- a CDS encoding helix-turn-helix domain-containing protein, whose protein sequence is MSTIAEFRIPASDTAMETTFERAPQARLELESSVSKTLPSIWVSGTTCEAIENAFAADDTIERFELVASAEDRLLYDVDSERGQYLYDELLSSGGSLLEASGVDSWWQFKMRFRTREHLVDTHETLESQGITVDLIRVTDVSTVSTGNTRLTPEQHEALTAAFEKGYFKIPRQISMEELASDLGISHQALSERLRRAYGTLVDAEVQPVTEQTTD
- the pan2 gene encoding proteasome-activating nucleotidase Pan2, whose amino-acid sequence is MSRSPSLPDTPSREIDPDLSDEERLEALHDHFLQLTAASEQLSEQLGAARDRRTRLKEQVDRTKRENEVLKSSSLYLATVEDHLGDEVIVKQHGNNQEVLTEIGPDFAEELEYGDRVAVNDSFGIQRILSAETDARAQTMEITEKPDVSYDDIGGIDDQVREVREAVEQPLAQPELFENVGIEPPSGVLLYGPPGTGKTMLAKAVATQTDATFIKMAGSELVRKFIGEGSRLVRDLFEMAREREPAVIFIDEIDAIAATRTESKTSGDAEVQRTMMQLLSEMDGFDERGDIRIIAATNRFDMLDDAILRPGRFDRLIEVPEPDGEGRQQIFEIHTRTMNVHDEVDFEDLAEQTVGFTGAEIESVATEAGMFAIRDERTTVGQSDFEAALEKIEAGDREVVTSANYFFD
- a CDS encoding DUF5813 family protein; this translates as MTKLPTAVADALEAHEAFSPVDDATYALETTVFEARVSATAAEGPRDGSITVTVRLPTLDAATADRVAPVVEDGWFETFERRLADVFTVAETGTHDAPRIDRDDGVVTVTLEYVAWDAREGIDDAKALIEYVEGTYAQGIIPGYEYEGPAATLVENAQTAGERAAEGAAGDHGDEYDSPF
- a CDS encoding bacterio-opsin activator domain-containing protein — translated: MDDTDGRHGEGDVDRAVMARAIDEAPIGVSLSDPSREDNPLVYVNPAFERLTGYDGEAVLGRNCRFLQGPDSSPEVVAEMRAAIEEERPTTVELRNYRDDGTEFWNEVTIAPVRDEAGTVTHYVGFQNDVTARKAAEFALEERTEELEYILDRVEGLIQDMTSVVAGSTSRSDLETAVCSRIAEEAAYEGVWIGERNPATDTLEVRASVGVDPGDVPIEADHPATTTLDTGSVAVDTIEGWTHASFPLDYNGVEYGTLTVCSAAERDVDDRETIILSALTRAVASGINARETSRMLATDAVVVVELEIRDRALAPVAISAETDGRLEYRRSVHRTGDDTASLFTVTNADAEELAAAADGLEGIDLAVLVERTDRTLIELDAEDDLVEWLSERGILVQSIEAEDGRARVSLGIPHSTNVRGVVEAVQARYDGADVLSFRQRERGGETSEEFAAGLEDALTDRQFASLQRAYLGGYFEWPRPTTGEELASSMGVSRPTFHEHLRNAEAKLCRAFFGDERAEE